The following nucleotide sequence is from Dyella sp. BiH032.
GTAGAGCTGCACCGTGGAGATGGACGAGGACGCAAGGGCGCCCTCTTCCGCCGGCGCGGCCTGGAGCAGGTTCGTGAGCAGGTGCGGCCAGGCCAGGCCGATGCCGAGACCGACGCCGGCCAGGCCCGCGCACAGCGCGCCGAAGGCCGGCCCGCGCATGAGTTCCGCCGGCTGCTGGAACAACCACGCGAGCGCCGCCAGCGCCACGGCCATCAGCGCCGGTCCGAGACGAATGCAGCGCGTACCGAAAGCGCCGCCGCGGCCGGCGCTCAGCATGGAGCCGAAACTCCAGCCGCCCGCCATCACGGCCGTGAGATAGCCCGCCACCAGTGGTTCGTGGCCCAGGATGGTCTGCAGGAAGTACGGCACGAAGATCTCCACCGTGCTGCCGATCACCAGCAGGGCGATCACCAGGTAAAGCGCGCGCAGGCGCGATCGTGCGTAGGCGCCGGTGGGCAGGAGTCGCGCTTCGGCGTGGCGGTCGGCGCGCACGATCAGCGCGGCCAGGACCAGACTGGTCGCGATGCCGGCGCATTGCAGCAGCCGCGAGTCGGCCAAGCTCGCCATCGATACCGCCAGCACCGACGCCGCCAGCAGCGCGAGCCGCCCGCCCGGTACCGCCGTACGCTCGCCGGCAGCCGGCACCGCGGGCAACCAGACGAGCACGATCCCGGCCAGCACCGCTACTACCGGCAACAGGCTCCAGAACGCCCAGCGCCATTCGCCAAGCTGCGCAAATACGCCGCCGATCGCCGGCCCCGACAGCGTGGCGATGCCCCACATCGCAGACACCAGCCCCATCGCGCGCGACCACAGCGCGGGCTCGAACACCTGTCGGATCAGCACATACGCCAGCGACACCAGCACGCCGCCGCCCAGCCCCTGCAAGCTGCGCCCGGACAGCAGCCACGGCATGGACGGCGCAGCCGCGCAGGCCAGCGTTCCGGCCGTGAACGCGGCCAGCCCCAGCAGATACGCGCCCTTGCCGCCCAGCCGTCCCGCCAGCGATGCCGCCAGCGTGGCGCCGATGATCGAAGCGACCACGAATAACGTCGTGTTCCAGGCGTAGTACGCCAGGCCGCCGATGTCGGCGACGATCGACGGCATGATGGTGGTCACGACGTAGACGTTGATCGCATGCAATGCCGTGCCGCCCGCTAGCGCCATCGAACGGATGCCGTTGCGCCCCGAGAGCAGATCCGCCCAGGAGGCAGAAGTCGTGGTAGTTGCCATGCGTTCCTCGACAATGCGCGCCGTGCGCGCCAATATCCAAGTTATGGCTTGGGATATTAGACCCGCCGCAGGGAATTAAACAAGTATGTCCTTTGAAAATATCGACCCCACCAGCGAACGCATCCTGCGTCTGCTCAAGACGAACGGCCCGCAAAGCACCGCCGCCTTGGCGGAATCGCTG
It contains:
- a CDS encoding MFS transporter yields the protein MATTTTSASWADLLSGRNGIRSMALAGGTALHAINVYVVTTIMPSIVADIGGLAYYAWNTTLFVVASIIGATLAASLAGRLGGKGAYLLGLAAFTAGTLACAAAPSMPWLLSGRSLQGLGGGVLVSLAYVLIRQVFEPALWSRAMGLVSAMWGIATLSGPAIGGVFAQLGEWRWAFWSLLPVVAVLAGIVLVWLPAVPAAGERTAVPGGRLALLAASVLAVSMASLADSRLLQCAGIATSLVLAALIVRADRHAEARLLPTGAYARSRLRALYLVIALLVIGSTVEIFVPYFLQTILGHEPLVAGYLTAVMAGGWSFGSMLSAGRGGAFGTRCIRLGPALMAVALAALAWLFQQPAELMRGPAFGALCAGLAGVGLGIGLAWPHLLTNLLQAAPAEEGALASSSISTVQLYAMSLGAAVAGWVANAAGLGDPGGVPGARTAAAWLLGGFAALVALGLPTARRAASLPH